The following coding sequences are from one Bacillota bacterium window:
- a CDS encoding DMT family transporter has product MILAGIAAALSGVAMAIQGSLNGALSKVIGVWTTTFLVLLIGVTGVGIPRFALGLEPGSLGKLGAAPWYLYLGGLLSGPIVFGVASSIPRLGVAPATTAIIVGQVLTATLIDHFGLLGLNRIPLSWMKGLGLVLLASGAWLLLDRPG; this is encoded by the coding sequence ATGATCCTGGCGGGTATCGCCGCCGCCCTTTCGGGTGTGGCCATGGCAATCCAGGGCTCCCTGAATGGTGCCCTGTCCAAGGTGATAGGCGTTTGGACCACCACCTTCCTGGTTCTCCTGATAGGTGTCACCGGCGTAGGCATTCCCCGCTTCGCCCTGGGCCTTGAGCCCGGTTCTCTTGGGAAACTGGGTGCTGCCCCATGGTACCTCTACCTCGGGGGTCTCCTCTCTGGCCCTATAGTCTTCGGGGTCGCGTCCAGCATACCAAGGCTTGGGGTTGCGCCTGCCACTACGGCCATCATCGTGGGCCAGGTACTCACAGCGACGCTCATTGACCACTTCGGTCTCCTCGGGCTGAATAGGATCCCCTTATCGTGGATGAAGGGTCTTGGCCTTGTGCTGCTAGCCTCTGGGGCCTGGCTGCTCCTGGATAGACCAGGCTGA
- a CDS encoding DUF1638 domain-containing protein, whose protein sequence is MSVEVLACQTVKDEMERLVGAGIKREYLPYGLHRTPEMLRDELKERLRSIDAATVILGYGLCSNGVVGLCPKRGQRLVIPRVHDCISLLMGSRQAYYAEFGKCPGTVYLSKGWIDCKGDPLSEYQGYCEKHGEDTAKWVIEEEYKNYTRLCLIDTGVGDLEEYRKYSRDVAAFLNLPLEEIKGLDTYFKRLLDDSLWDHDFLVIEHPGEVRQAMFL, encoded by the coding sequence GTGAGTGTTGAGGTGCTGGCTTGCCAGACAGTCAAGGACGAGATGGAGCGCTTGGTGGGAGCAGGGATAAAGAGAGAGTATCTCCCGTATGGCCTTCACAGGACCCCCGAGATGCTGAGGGATGAGCTGAAAGAGCGGCTCAGGAGCATCGACGCGGCCACGGTGATCCTGGGCTATGGCCTGTGTTCCAACGGTGTGGTGGGCCTTTGCCCGAAAAGGGGCCAGCGCTTGGTGATACCCCGTGTCCACGACTGCATAAGCCTTCTAATGGGTTCGCGCCAGGCATACTACGCCGAGTTCGGCAAGTGCCCTGGCACGGTGTACCTCTCCAAGGGGTGGATAGACTGCAAGGGAGATCCCCTTTCCGAATACCAGGGTTACTGTGAGAAGCATGGCGAAGACACGGCCAAGTGGGTGATAGAGGAGGAGTACAAGAACTACACCCGGCTTTGCCTGATCGACACAGGGGTTGGCGACCTGGAGGAATACCGCAAGTACTCCAGGGACGTAGCGGCCTTCCTGAACCTCCCCCTGGAGGAGATTAAGGGACTTGATACCTACTTCAAGAGGCTTCTGGATGATTCCCTGTGGGATCACGACTTCCTGGTTATCGAACACCCCGGGGAGGTCCGGCAGGCAATGTTCCTTTAG
- a CDS encoding FAD-binding oxidoreductase, whose product MHETADAVVIGGGSVGCSVAYNLARRGVRKVVILEKSYLNAGSTGRCAAGIRQQWGTRINCLMGMGSVERFKGFSEEVWPESIDFRQSGYLLLGHTESEARQLALNVQLQRSLGIPVEVLTGCDAGAIVPFLNTTDVSLATFCPEDGFVDPFKVTLFYAKAAARLGATLRRFTEVISITSQGGRVTSVKTNNGVIDTPVVINATEAYAASLGALAGLNHPVKPERHQILVTEQVEPLLGPMVMSFYHKSYCQQSPNGSFLMGFGNPCEPAGINYKSSLDFVTSMARKAVQLMPLLGSLRVVRQWAGHYGISPDGQPIIGPSPRLRGYYTALGCGKGFMFSPMIGEIVSQMVVGEETTLPAKTMSEERFAKGELIMEPAVV is encoded by the coding sequence GTGCACGAGACGGCAGATGCCGTGGTGATAGGAGGAGGGTCTGTCGGCTGTTCTGTAGCATACAACCTGGCCCGCAGGGGGGTCAGGAAGGTCGTCATCCTGGAGAAGAGCTACCTCAATGCAGGCTCCACGGGACGGTGCGCGGCGGGGATACGGCAGCAGTGGGGCACCAGGATCAACTGCCTCATGGGAATGGGCAGCGTAGAAAGGTTCAAGGGGTTCAGCGAGGAGGTGTGGCCCGAGAGCATTGACTTCAGGCAAAGCGGCTACCTCTTGCTGGGCCATACAGAAAGCGAAGCCCGCCAGCTTGCGTTGAACGTGCAACTCCAGAGGAGCCTGGGCATACCTGTGGAGGTGCTCACTGGCTGTGACGCTGGAGCCATCGTTCCATTCCTGAACACTACTGATGTCTCCCTGGCCACCTTCTGCCCTGAGGACGGCTTCGTCGATCCCTTCAAGGTCACCCTCTTTTACGCCAAGGCCGCAGCCCGCCTGGGAGCCACGCTGAGAAGGTTCACCGAGGTTATATCAATAACATCCCAGGGCGGGCGGGTAACCTCAGTCAAGACCAACAACGGGGTTATCGACACCCCCGTCGTAATCAACGCCACCGAAGCCTATGCTGCCTCACTGGGAGCCCTGGCTGGACTCAACCACCCGGTGAAGCCGGAGAGACACCAGATCCTTGTGACCGAGCAGGTGGAACCCCTGCTTGGCCCCATGGTGATGTCGTTCTATCACAAGTCATACTGCCAGCAGTCCCCCAACGGATCCTTCCTGATGGGCTTCGGCAATCCCTGCGAACCCGCGGGGATAAACTACAAGAGCAGCCTGGATTTCGTTACCTCGATGGCCCGGAAGGCGGTCCAGCTCATGCCGCTCTTGGGTTCTCTCAGGGTCGTCCGGCAGTGGGCGGGCCACTACGGGATCTCCCCGGATGGGCAGCCAATAATCGGCCCATCCCCTCGCCTCAGGGGCTACTACACCGCACTGGGCTGCGGCAAGGGGTTCATGTTCTCCCCCATGATCGGAGAGATCGTGTCCCAGATGGTGGTGGGAGAGGAGACAACGCTCCCCGCCAAAACCATGAGCGAGGAGCGCTTCGCCAAGGGCGAACTCATTATGGAGCCTGCGGTCGTCTAG
- a CDS encoding aldehyde ferredoxin oxidoreductase family protein has translation MGGLEARILQVDLTGGTTSSETLRGDLLGSYVGGKGLGARLLYDLVPPGSDPLGPENVLMFLAGPLTGTVAPSMRGCVVAQSPLTRTFCDSYHGGSFAQEIRYAGYYGLLVRGKASGPVCIVIEDGNVSLRDARGLWGMDTFETNSAVKAMLGDDSFKVACIGPAGEKRVRFAMVSCEYNRHAGRGGLGAVMGSKFLKAVAIKGTQRVGSKRPRAFMEAVRQAWKEIADSGYARAFRVDGTPGSVPYANAEGLLPSRNYQGGTFPGASGVDQEAQRKAIWLRDTACAFCPIACGKVGVIREGPGRGAVTDVVEYETAAMLGANLGISDIHRLAYAVRLCDGLGLDGMSTGGVIGFAMEAQEKGLLPDALVKPGLAFGDTQGTLELIKDIAHRRTPLGDLLAEGVMRASEETALGELAVHVKGLECPAWGPRGAPGMGLALMTADRGGCHQRAFPISYEVGGEEYRGKNLDRLSVEGKAALVAGLQDYLAALDTLVKCDFGQYSVSEATYRAMLSAATGQDWTGEDLIRLGERVWNVTRLFNVANGFRREQDSLPRRFSAERLPDGPAQGHRITPEEQGAMLDEYYEVRGWDSEGRPLEATLDRLGIQRGGAA, from the coding sequence TTGGGCGGTCTTGAGGCCAGGATACTGCAGGTCGATCTTACTGGCGGGACCACGAGCTCTGAGACCCTCCGAGGGGATCTCCTGGGCTCATACGTGGGCGGGAAGGGACTTGGGGCGAGGCTGCTCTATGATCTGGTACCGCCAGGGAGCGATCCTTTGGGTCCTGAGAACGTTCTCATGTTCCTAGCGGGGCCTCTCACGGGCACCGTAGCCCCCTCCATGAGGGGGTGTGTCGTGGCCCAGTCACCCCTCACCCGGACCTTCTGCGATTCCTACCACGGGGGGTCCTTCGCCCAGGAGATACGTTACGCAGGCTACTATGGCCTCCTGGTGCGGGGCAAGGCCTCCGGCCCCGTGTGCATTGTCATAGAAGACGGCAACGTATCCTTAAGGGATGCCCGGGGGCTCTGGGGAATGGACACCTTTGAGACGAACAGCGCTGTCAAGGCCATGCTGGGGGATGACTCCTTCAAGGTGGCCTGCATAGGCCCTGCCGGTGAAAAGCGGGTGCGGTTCGCCATGGTCAGCTGCGAGTACAACAGGCACGCCGGCCGGGGAGGACTGGGCGCGGTGATGGGATCCAAGTTCCTCAAGGCCGTGGCCATCAAGGGCACCCAGAGGGTAGGGTCAAAGCGCCCCAGGGCCTTCATGGAGGCGGTCAGGCAGGCCTGGAAGGAAATCGCGGACTCCGGCTATGCCAGGGCCTTCAGGGTGGACGGGACACCGGGTTCGGTCCCCTATGCCAACGCGGAGGGGCTGCTCCCCTCCAGGAACTACCAAGGGGGCACATTCCCTGGCGCCTCCGGCGTTGACCAGGAAGCGCAGCGCAAGGCCATCTGGCTGAGGGATACAGCCTGTGCCTTCTGCCCCATCGCCTGCGGCAAGGTAGGGGTTATACGGGAGGGGCCCGGGCGGGGCGCCGTTACGGATGTGGTGGAGTACGAGACCGCAGCCATGCTCGGGGCCAACCTGGGCATCTCGGACATTCACCGCCTGGCCTACGCTGTGCGGCTCTGTGATGGACTGGGGCTGGATGGCATGTCCACCGGCGGGGTGATTGGCTTCGCCATGGAGGCACAGGAGAAGGGTCTCTTGCCGGATGCCCTGGTCAAGCCGGGGCTGGCCTTCGGGGACACCCAGGGCACGCTGGAACTCATAAAGGACATTGCCCACCGCAGGACCCCCCTGGGGGATCTCCTTGCCGAGGGGGTAATGCGGGCTTCGGAGGAAACCGCCCTGGGAGAACTGGCGGTGCACGTGAAGGGCCTGGAGTGCCCAGCATGGGGTCCCAGGGGCGCCCCGGGAATGGGGCTGGCCCTGATGACCGCTGACAGGGGGGGCTGTCACCAGAGGGCATTCCCCATATCCTATGAGGTGGGTGGGGAAGAGTACCGGGGGAAGAACCTGGATAGGCTCTCGGTGGAGGGAAAGGCTGCCCTTGTGGCGGGATTGCAGGACTACCTGGCAGCCTTGGACACCCTGGTGAAGTGTGACTTTGGCCAGTACTCGGTGTCTGAGGCTACATACAGGGCCATGCTCTCTGCCGCCACCGGCCAGGATTGGACCGGTGAAGACCTCATCCGGCTGGGGGAGAGGGTGTGGAACGTGACCCGCCTCTTCAACGTGGCCAATGGGTTTAGGAGGGAACAGGACTCCCTCCCACGCCGGTTCTCGGCGGAGCGCCTTCCGGACGGGCCCGCCCAGGGGCACCGGATAACCCCCGAGGAACAGGGTGCCATGCTTGACGAGTACTATGAGGTGCGGGGCTGGGATTCAGAGGGAAGGCCCCTGGAGGCAACCCTGGACCGGTTGGGGATTCAACGCGGCGGCGCGGCTTGA
- a CDS encoding 4Fe-4S dicluster domain-containing protein, translated as MRRLVAREDLCTGCGTCQAMCSQRGDAPGVNPRWAVLRVKTAREGLSCSVVLCRQCENAWCAKVCDQGAIKMDPGGPWLVDPGACTGCGECVKECPYGAMFLGEAGTADKCDLCGGHPLCAASCPVGALALVEETVLVRGGNDLGRS; from the coding sequence ATGAGGAGGCTGGTGGCCCGGGAGGACCTCTGCACAGGCTGCGGCACATGCCAGGCCATGTGCTCCCAGAGGGGTGATGCACCTGGCGTAAACCCCCGCTGGGCGGTGCTGAGGGTGAAGACGGCCAGGGAAGGCCTATCATGTAGCGTTGTCCTCTGCCGGCAGTGCGAGAACGCCTGGTGTGCCAAGGTGTGTGACCAAGGGGCCATCAAGATGGATCCCGGCGGGCCCTGGCTTGTGGACCCGGGGGCCTGCACCGGGTGTGGCGAGTGCGTTAAAGAGTGCCCCTATGGTGCCATGTTCCTAGGCGAGGCTGGGACAGCGGACAAGTGTGACCTGTGCGGGGGGCACCCCCTGTGTGCCGCCAGCTGCCCCGTGGGCGCCTTAGCGCTGGTAGAGGAGACCGTTCTAGTACGGGGGGGAAATGACCTTGGGCGGTCTTGA
- a CDS encoding iron-containing alcohol dehydrogenase, with protein sequence MVQYWESPTAIKHGPGALEILGAEVRRIGGSKPLIVTDRGVISAGLLDKVTAVLDREGLPYAVFDAVVGNPPATLVGEGTGAYLSNGCDSMVAVGGGSSMDTAKAIGVEVAHDGQILDYEFGKTEITKRIPPLVCVPTTSGTGSEATLWSVITDPDRRIKFNVGGTPLIAASVALIDPLLTVSMPPRLTAWTGMDALSHAIECYTCAYSQPVTDAVALLCIEYVGKYLRRAFANGEDIEARHKMCLAATLGGMAYGVDSAGAVHAMAQTFGGFHDVHHGYLTAVMLSPVMEFNWMGWPEKFARIAQALGENVHGLRLEEAARLSYKAVAELARDLEIQPIRSTGMTQDDIPELARLAFEDPQTVGNPRIVDYDGYVRLYTRLYNEA encoded by the coding sequence TTGGTTCAGTACTGGGAATCGCCTACAGCGATCAAGCACGGGCCTGGAGCCCTGGAAATCCTGGGGGCCGAGGTTAGGCGAATCGGGGGATCCAAGCCCCTCATTGTAACAGACAGGGGGGTCATCTCCGCGGGCCTCCTGGACAAGGTCACGGCAGTCTTGGACAGGGAGGGCCTGCCCTATGCCGTCTTCGACGCGGTGGTGGGAAACCCGCCTGCCACCCTGGTGGGGGAGGGCACTGGGGCCTATTTGTCCAACGGCTGTGACTCCATGGTGGCCGTGGGGGGCGGGAGTTCCATGGATACTGCCAAGGCCATCGGGGTGGAGGTCGCTCATGACGGTCAGATACTGGATTACGAGTTCGGCAAGACGGAGATCACCAAGAGGATCCCACCCCTTGTGTGCGTTCCCACCACCTCAGGCACAGGGAGCGAGGCCACACTCTGGTCGGTCATCACCGACCCAGACAGGAGGATCAAGTTCAACGTAGGGGGCACCCCTCTCATCGCAGCCAGCGTAGCCTTGATAGACCCCTTGCTGACCGTGTCAATGCCCCCGCGCTTGACGGCTTGGACCGGAATGGATGCCCTCAGCCACGCTATTGAGTGTTACACCTGTGCGTACTCCCAGCCGGTGACCGATGCCGTGGCCCTGCTATGCATAGAGTACGTGGGAAAGTACCTGAGGCGAGCCTTTGCCAACGGCGAGGATATCGAGGCAAGGCATAAAATGTGTCTTGCGGCCACACTAGGGGGCATGGCCTACGGGGTGGACAGCGCCGGTGCCGTGCATGCCATGGCGCAGACCTTTGGGGGCTTTCATGACGTGCACCACGGCTATCTCACCGCCGTCATGCTTTCCCCGGTCATGGAATTCAACTGGATGGGCTGGCCCGAGAAGTTCGCCCGCATAGCGCAGGCCCTGGGAGAGAACGTGCACGGGCTTAGGCTGGAGGAGGCTGCGAGACTCTCATACAAGGCCGTGGCGGAACTGGCCCGGGACCTTGAGATCCAGCCCATCAGGAGCACCGGGATGACCCAGGATGACATACCTGAGCTGGCCCGGCTGGCCTTCGAGGACCCCCAGACCGTGGGCAACCCCAGGATAGTGGACTACGATGGATACGTTCGCCTGTACACCAGGCTCTACAACGAGGCCTAG
- a CDS encoding metallophosphoesterase, translated as MTRIFFATDVHGSEVCWRKMINAGKFYEADVLVLGGDMTGKALVPIMQEGNIFKVSFLEQELTATEKDLPGIERMISDRGYYPLRVDEEMVEALNQDKELVERTFTGHVLETAERWMRYADERLSQWGIPCYVCPGNDDMFEIDEVIDRASHVHLCEGKAIELDKDWTMVSTGWSNPTPWDTFRECSEEDLLVKLEEAMALAPGMDRTVFNFHVPPFGSSLDEAPELDRDLRPKFAGRSLVPVGSHSVMEVVKKYQPPLGLFGHIHESKGVKRIGKTICMNPGSMYEQGVLLGCLVDLDKNGVKKYVLTSG; from the coding sequence ATGACCAGGATATTCTTCGCGACGGATGTCCACGGGTCAGAGGTCTGCTGGAGGAAGATGATCAACGCAGGCAAGTTCTACGAGGCAGACGTGCTGGTCCTGGGTGGGGACATGACGGGGAAGGCCTTGGTACCCATCATGCAGGAGGGGAACATCTTCAAGGTGTCTTTCCTGGAACAGGAGTTGACCGCCACGGAAAAGGACCTCCCCGGTATTGAGAGGATGATCTCCGACAGGGGGTACTACCCTCTCAGGGTGGACGAGGAGATGGTGGAGGCGCTCAACCAGGACAAGGAACTGGTGGAGAGGACATTCACCGGCCACGTCCTGGAGACGGCGGAGCGCTGGATGCGGTATGCGGATGAACGCCTGTCCCAGTGGGGGATCCCCTGCTATGTGTGCCCAGGCAACGACGACATGTTCGAGATAGACGAGGTGATCGACCGGGCCTCCCATGTTCACCTGTGTGAGGGAAAGGCAATTGAACTGGACAAGGACTGGACCATGGTGAGCACCGGGTGGTCGAACCCCACGCCTTGGGATACCTTCCGAGAGTGCTCTGAGGAGGATCTCCTGGTGAAGCTCGAGGAAGCGATGGCCTTGGCGCCGGGCATGGACAGGACCGTGTTCAACTTCCACGTGCCCCCCTTTGGGTCAAGCCTGGATGAGGCCCCGGAACTCGACAGGGACCTGAGGCCGAAGTTTGCCGGGCGCTCGCTGGTTCCCGTGGGCAGCCACTCCGTGATGGAGGTGGTGAAGAAGTACCAGCCCCCGCTTGGCCTTTTCGGCCACATCCACGAATCCAAGGGTGTCAAGCGGATCGGCAAGACCATCTGCATGAACCCCGGGAGCATGTACGAGCAAGGCGTGCTCCTGGGGTGCCTGGTGGACCTGGACAAGAACGGCGTCAAGAAGTACGTGCTTACCTCAGGTTAG
- a CDS encoding APC family permease, which produces MAEVGMFVRKASGLVRAWSVFDAFIYAFFSINLITLGLYIFSFAPFIPEGHLVIAIIISAVFILFEIVVYAMLISAMPRAGGDYVWQSRMLGGGIGFVLAATGWWFILWHWVPLYASMLAYEVVVPLLTIIAGWTGSKGLLGTALWFMDVNGLFLTCLMVIGLAFVYVGLGMKWYARIQKTCFYIAMVGLATVFIVLLASSNSSFMASFNSMTASLFGAEGDVYSSIISQAAQEGYTPVAWGAMPIWASMPLIPMVVFFNMWPNWGATLYGEVRGASDFRRNFSGMALALLVTTVLAVIFLALIAKTIGWDFYHAANWTFWSGSSPLPVFPYPGLLAAFLTQNPLLQVWIIITMSAWFFGWAGTVFLSSTRMIFAAAFDRVLPEWVAQVTPKQRVPFNALLLLAIPSIITSALYCYTPNFATYTLDATVVIAIMYLGTTVAAILLPYRDPQLYGSSPVARYTIFGLPWIVVAGVIFIIFLGYNLYMWIVDPVYGVNHPTSAVYMVILYLVAIGLYVGSKWYRRKQGIDLDMVYKNIPVE; this is translated from the coding sequence GTGGCAGAGGTTGGTATGTTTGTCAGGAAGGCCAGCGGCCTAGTCAGAGCCTGGTCGGTTTTCGATGCCTTCATCTACGCCTTCTTCTCCATCAACCTCATCACGCTGGGCCTGTACATCTTCTCCTTCGCCCCCTTCATTCCCGAGGGACACCTGGTTATCGCTATCATCATCAGCGCCGTCTTCATACTCTTCGAGATAGTGGTATACGCGATGCTGATATCGGCCATGCCCAGGGCGGGCGGGGACTACGTGTGGCAGAGCAGGATGCTGGGAGGAGGCATCGGCTTTGTGCTGGCAGCCACGGGCTGGTGGTTCATCCTCTGGCACTGGGTGCCCCTGTATGCTTCAATGCTGGCCTACGAGGTTGTTGTGCCCCTGCTAACCATCATAGCGGGCTGGACCGGTTCAAAAGGCCTCCTGGGAACGGCCCTGTGGTTCATGGACGTTAACGGGCTCTTCCTGACGTGTCTTATGGTAATCGGCCTGGCCTTCGTCTACGTGGGGCTGGGAATGAAGTGGTATGCCCGGATCCAGAAGACGTGCTTCTACATAGCCATGGTGGGGCTGGCCACAGTGTTCATAGTGCTCCTGGCCTCCAGCAACAGCTCCTTCATGGCGTCCTTCAACTCCATGACAGCCAGCCTCTTCGGTGCGGAAGGGGATGTCTACTCCAGCATCATATCCCAGGCGGCACAGGAGGGCTACACGCCTGTGGCCTGGGGGGCCATGCCCATCTGGGCTAGCATGCCCCTGATACCAATGGTGGTGTTCTTCAACATGTGGCCAAACTGGGGGGCCACCCTCTACGGCGAGGTCAGGGGAGCCAGCGACTTCCGGCGGAACTTCAGCGGGATGGCACTGGCCTTGCTCGTCACCACCGTCCTGGCGGTCATCTTCCTTGCCCTCATCGCCAAGACCATCGGCTGGGACTTCTACCACGCGGCTAACTGGACCTTCTGGTCAGGCAGTTCACCGCTGCCGGTGTTCCCTTATCCTGGGCTCCTGGCAGCCTTCCTCACCCAGAACCCACTGCTCCAGGTATGGATAATCATTACCATGAGCGCGTGGTTCTTCGGGTGGGCAGGCACCGTGTTCCTGTCCTCAACGCGCATGATCTTCGCAGCGGCATTTGACAGGGTGCTCCCTGAGTGGGTGGCACAGGTTACCCCTAAGCAGAGGGTTCCCTTCAACGCCCTGCTGCTCCTGGCCATACCCTCCATCATCACCAGCGCCCTTTACTGCTACACCCCGAACTTCGCCACCTATACCCTGGACGCCACAGTGGTGATAGCCATCATGTACCTCGGGACAACCGTTGCCGCTATACTGCTCCCGTACAGGGACCCGCAGCTATACGGATCGTCCCCGGTAGCCCGGTACACCATCTTCGGGCTCCCCTGGATCGTGGTGGCGGGAGTGATCTTCATCATCTTCCTGGGATACAACCTTTACATGTGGATAGTCGACCCCGTGTACGGCGTAAACCATCCCACGTCAGCGGTTTACATGGTGATACTCTACCTTGTCGCTATTGGGCTGTACGTGGGCTCCAAGTGGTACCGCCGGAAGCAGGGCATCGACCTGGATATGGTGTACAAGAACATTCCCGTGGAGTAA
- a CDS encoding PucR family transcriptional regulator ligand-binding domain-containing protein, with protein sequence MGISVSDCLGIGGLREAKVIAGQGGLDRMVTAVDLIDVPDAALWFRPGALVVSTLYVLKDNPKAQVKMLEDLVDAGCSGLVVFSPERYLDALDEGLVHRADETDFPLLTMPDMSYVDVIVPVLSAILDKKVADLEYSQMVHRQMTDIILRGDGYQQIVEALSEMLRYPVELLDANLVPVSRSGDFPVPKAPPPPAGVISDVRRSGHPCYYRPVEGDEAPKGHLLFPVTAGGRFHGLFIVSGLEDTLDPLYTVPLEAAGTAVSLEHMKDEAIREGERRAARDLFDEILSGNVSGPVLDRARALGVDLSGRRAVVVVEAVPSENGRHRYPALSPAAPWERIDSIVRLECPQNASTLKRDRVIAFLKVNGASGVRPLAQRLEQRLADGLGPHAFAAGMSPVVFTEEQLSEAFQQAERALEIGLRLRGRGSVALYDDLQAFHVLERHVPREEREALYQGAFGPLLGKDAEDGGVLAETLEEYLLSGCRASATASRLYIHRNSLRYRLKKIESILGHDFLGEEKRVLYYLAAVSHRLSQ encoded by the coding sequence ATGGGGATCAGTGTCAGCGATTGCCTGGGGATAGGAGGCCTCAGGGAGGCCAAGGTCATAGCCGGCCAGGGGGGGCTCGACCGCATGGTGACCGCGGTGGACCTCATCGACGTGCCTGACGCCGCCTTGTGGTTCAGGCCAGGGGCGCTGGTCGTCAGCACCCTGTATGTGCTGAAGGATAATCCCAAGGCCCAAGTGAAGATGCTGGAGGACCTGGTGGATGCGGGGTGCTCAGGCCTTGTGGTGTTCTCCCCCGAGCGTTACCTGGATGCCTTGGATGAAGGCCTGGTTCACAGGGCTGACGAGACGGACTTCCCCTTGTTGACCATGCCTGACATGTCATATGTTGATGTAATCGTTCCAGTGCTCAGCGCCATCTTGGATAAGAAGGTCGCGGATCTGGAGTACTCCCAGATGGTTCACAGGCAGATGACGGACATCATCCTCCGCGGGGACGGCTACCAGCAAATTGTGGAAGCCCTCAGCGAGATGCTGAGGTACCCCGTGGAGTTATTAGACGCGAACCTCGTCCCCGTGAGCCGGTCAGGCGATTTTCCCGTTCCCAAAGCGCCGCCACCCCCTGCGGGGGTGATCAGCGATGTCAGGAGGAGCGGGCACCCCTGTTACTACCGGCCGGTGGAGGGCGATGAGGCACCCAAGGGGCACCTCCTTTTCCCGGTGACAGCGGGCGGCCGTTTCCACGGCCTCTTCATTGTCTCAGGGCTTGAGGACACCCTTGACCCCCTCTACACGGTGCCCCTGGAGGCTGCCGGCACCGCGGTATCCCTGGAGCACATGAAGGACGAGGCCATACGCGAGGGTGAGCGCAGGGCAGCCCGGGACCTGTTTGATGAGATACTCTCAGGGAATGTAAGCGGGCCTGTGCTTGACAGGGCCAGGGCCTTGGGTGTGGACCTCAGCGGGAGGCGAGCGGTGGTCGTGGTGGAGGCAGTGCCCTCTGAGAACGGAAGACACAGGTATCCAGCATTGTCCCCCGCGGCCCCCTGGGAGAGAATCGATTCCATAGTGAGGCTTGAGTGCCCTCAGAACGCCTCAACGCTGAAGAGAGACAGGGTTATCGCCTTCCTCAAGGTGAATGGGGCCTCTGGGGTAAGACCCCTGGCCCAGCGGCTGGAGCAGCGCCTTGCGGATGGGCTAGGGCCCCATGCCTTCGCGGCGGGCATGAGCCCTGTGGTCTTTACTGAGGAGCAGTTGTCCGAGGCATTCCAGCAGGCTGAGAGGGCACTGGAAATCGGCCTGCGGCTGAGGGGGAGGGGCTCCGTGGCGCTCTATGATGACCTCCAGGCCTTCCACGTCCTGGAGCGTCATGTCCCAAGGGAGGAGAGGGAAGCCCTCTACCAGGGGGCCTTCGGACCGCTCCTCGGGAAGGATGCTGAAGACGGAGGCGTGCTTGCCGAAACCCTGGAGGAGTATCTCCTTTCCGGCTGCCGGGCTTCGGCCACCGCTTCCCGCCTGTACATTCACCGCAACTCCCTCCGGTATCGCCTGAAGAAGATAGAGTCCATACTCGGGCACGACTTCCTGGGCGAGGAAAAGAGGGTCCTCTACTACCTGGCTGCGGTATCTCATCGCCTCTCCCAGTAG